A genomic window from Candidatus Methylacidiphilum fumarolicum includes:
- a CDS encoding formate dehydrogenase beta subunit, which yields MHTLYIAKDYSAIAVGADEVAFAVEKEAFLRNIPIRIVRTGSYGLYWLEPVIEVELEGGRRIAYGPVTEEAIGSLFDSGFLEGSDHPLCLGNLQEHPYLKKQTRLIFERIGKNDPLSLDSYMACGGFQGLKKAIELGPDKVIDQITKSGLRGRGGAAFPTGIKWKTTKGAIASQKYIVCNADEGDSGTFSDRMVMEGDPFLLIEGMAIAGFAVGADKGYIYLRSEYPLAHEVLNKAIAVCRSQGILGSPLFGSSFSFDLEVFLGAGAYVCGEETALLESLEGKRGMVRPRPPLPALKGLWGKPTVINNVITLASVPWILSHGGEAYAAYGVNRSKGTLPVQLSGNLKYPGLVEVPFGISLRDLVYGFGGGTRSGRPLKAIQIGGPLGPYLPEHLLDIPLDYEELSKVKGIVGHGGIIVFDDQTNLAHMAHYAMEFCAEESCGKCTPCRIGSTRGMELMEKILMGKGSRKELELLFDLCDTMLHASLCGLGGMTPFPVLSALRHFPEDFGYSKEEICAFAGAL from the coding sequence AGCCGGTTATAGAAGTCGAACTAGAAGGAGGCAGAAGGATCGCCTATGGGCCAGTGACTGAAGAGGCGATTGGCTCATTATTTGATTCAGGTTTCCTGGAGGGTTCAGACCATCCTCTTTGTTTAGGAAATCTTCAAGAGCATCCTTACTTGAAAAAACAGACAAGATTGATTTTTGAACGAATCGGAAAGAACGATCCTTTATCATTAGATTCTTACATGGCTTGTGGGGGATTTCAGGGATTAAAAAAAGCGATTGAATTGGGTCCAGACAAAGTCATTGATCAAATTACAAAATCTGGGTTAAGAGGCCGTGGTGGGGCAGCCTTCCCAACTGGCATCAAATGGAAAACAACAAAGGGGGCTATCGCTTCCCAGAAATACATCGTCTGCAATGCGGATGAAGGGGATTCAGGAACCTTTTCTGATAGAATGGTTATGGAAGGCGATCCATTCTTGCTCATTGAAGGAATGGCGATTGCTGGGTTTGCTGTAGGAGCTGATAAAGGATATATCTATCTTCGGTCTGAGTATCCGCTTGCTCACGAAGTACTCAACAAAGCCATTGCGGTTTGTAGATCGCAGGGAATATTGGGCAGTCCACTCTTTGGTTCCTCCTTTTCTTTTGATTTAGAGGTTTTTCTTGGAGCAGGAGCCTATGTCTGTGGAGAGGAAACAGCTCTTCTTGAGAGCCTTGAAGGCAAAAGAGGAATGGTAAGGCCAAGACCGCCTTTACCAGCCCTTAAAGGATTGTGGGGAAAACCCACCGTAATCAACAATGTGATTACTCTAGCTTCTGTTCCATGGATTTTGTCTCATGGAGGAGAGGCCTACGCAGCCTATGGAGTCAACCGATCCAAAGGTACTTTGCCGGTTCAACTCTCTGGAAATCTCAAGTATCCGGGACTTGTAGAAGTACCCTTTGGCATATCTCTTCGGGATCTGGTTTATGGTTTTGGAGGAGGCACGCGTAGCGGTAGGCCACTCAAAGCCATTCAAATTGGAGGTCCCTTGGGTCCTTATCTTCCCGAACATCTTTTGGATATTCCTCTAGATTACGAGGAATTAAGCAAAGTCAAAGGGATTGTAGGTCATGGGGGAATCATTGTGTTTGATGATCAAACAAACTTGGCGCATATGGCTCATTATGCCATGGAATTTTGTGCTGAGGAATCTTGTGGAAAATGCACGCCTTGCAGGATTGGTTCGACCAGGGGCATGGAGTTAATGGAAAAAATTTTAATGGGGAAAGGATCTCGAAAAGAGCTAGAGCTGCTTTTCGATCTGTGTGATACGATGCTTCATGCTTCATTATGCGGCTTGGGAGGAATGACTCCCTTCCCCGTTTTGAGTGCGTTGAGACATTTTCCAGAGGATTTTGGCTATAGTAAAGAAGAAATTTGTGCCTTTGCGGGCGCTCTTTAA